The Balearica regulorum gibbericeps isolate bBalReg1 chromosome 5, bBalReg1.pri, whole genome shotgun sequence genome window below encodes:
- the LOC104634812 gene encoding alpha-1-antiproteinase 2 — MKTTFYISLLLAGLHAIAHGQLPPSHHNGRDPNEPKHHMHRRGEAIACLKLVPSNADFAFQFFKEVTLEAPNKNIFFSPVSISTAFAMLALGARSTTQTQILEGLAFNLTEIQEKEIHEGFNNLIHMLSHPENGVQLNMGNAIFLTEKMKPLKKFIDDAKALYQLEAFTTDFNNPMEAEKQINDYIEKKTHGKITDLVKDMDPQTVMLLASFVFFKGNWEMPFKPEHTEERQFFVDAETTVKVPMMHQTGRFDFYFDEELSCTVVRLHYNGSATAFLVLPAKGKMKLLEQTLVKETIQEWSDHLFQSLVSLYFPKFSISGSYEITNALSKMGIVDVFTDQADLSGITGTPELKVSKVVHKAALDVDERGTEAAAATAAEIMTVSLPPTIEFNRPFLMLIFDRDTNSTLFVGKIVNPTITI, encoded by the exons TAAGTTTGCTACTGGCTGGGCTTCATGCTATTGCCCATGGTCAGCTCCCACCCAGCCACCACAATGGACGTGATCCAAATGAACCTAAACACCACATGCATCGCAGAGGTGAAGCGATCGCTTGCCTCAAACTAGTGCCAAGCAATGCTGACTttgcatttcaattttttaaagagGTTACACTGGAGGCACCTaataagaacattttcttctctcctgtaAGCATCTCCACTGCATTTGCAATGCTGGCCTTAGGGGCTAGATCAACCACTCAGACTCAGATCCTGGAAGGACTCGCCTTCAACCTCACAGAGattcaggagaaagaaatacatgaaGGCTTCAACAACCTTATCCACATGCTGAGCCATCCCGAGAACGGGGTCCAGCTCAACATGGGGAATGCCATCTTTCTAACAGAGAAGATGAAACCTCTAAAAAAGTTTATAGATGATGCCAAAGCTCTGTATCAACTGGAGGCTTTTACCACTGACTTTAACAATCCCATGGAGGCTGAGAAGCAGATCAATGATTatatagagaagaaaacacatggGAAAATTACTGATTTGGTCAAGGACATGGATCCACAGACTGTAATGCTTCTGGctagctttgttttctttaaag GCAACTGGGAAATGCCTTTTAAACCAGAACATACCGAAGAAAGGCAGTTCTTTGTGGATGCTGAAACTACTGTGAAAGTGCCTATGATGCACCAGACGGGCAGATTTGACTTCTATTTTGATGAGGAGCTGTCATGCACCGTGGTACGGCTTCATTATAATGGGAGTGCTACTGCATTTCTGGTTCTGccagcaaaagggaaaatgaagctGTTAGAGCAAACTCTGGTCAAGGAAACCATCCAGGAATGGTCAGACCATCTCTTCCAGAG CCTGGTGAGCCTCTACTTCCCCAAATTTTCTATTTCCGGGAGCTATGAAATAACTAACGCCCTTAGCAAGATGGGAATTGTGGATGTGTTCACCGACCAGGCAGATCTCTCTGGCATCACTGGCACCCCAGAGCTGAAGGTTTCTAAA gTTGTTCATAAGGCTGCTCTGGATGTTGATGAGAGAGGTactgaggcagcagcagcaactgctgctgaaataatGACAGTGTCTCTTCCTCCAACCATTGAATTCAACCGTCCCTTCCTCATGCTGATTTTTGATAGAGATACAAACAGTACACTCTTTGTAGGAAAAATAGTTAACCCGACTATCACTATCTGA